DNA from Lentibacillus amyloliquefaciens:
TACGGCAACGGTTCTTCAAGCAAGCGCTTATCGACGTTTGGCTCACTTGGATCAGTGACTTTCGGATAAGGGAAGTCCAATGTTCTTGGATCGGTAATTTCCCCGGTCAACGCAGAAGCTGCTGCCGTCTCAGGACTTGATAAAAACACGCTGTCTTCTTTGGTCCCGGATCTGCCGGGGAAGTTCCGCGGTGTTGTCCGTAAGCTGTTCCGGCCTGAAGCAGGTGCCTGACCCATACCGATACAGCCGTTGCAGCCGGCCTGGTGAAGTCTTGCGCCTGATTGCAGCAGGCTTGCGATATGCATTTCTTTAACAAGGTTTGTGAGCATCTGTCTGGATGTCGGGTTAATATCAAATGATACGCCACCTGCAATGTTTCGATCCTTTACGATTTCAGCAGCAATGGCAAAATCACGATACCCCGGGTTAGCTGAGGAACCGATGTAAGACTGGTAGATCGGAGTTCCTGCAAGTTCTCTGGCAGGGACTACATTTCCGGGACTGGATGGTTTGGCAACCAATGGCTCCAGTTCAGAAAGATTGATTTCTTCATGTATGTCATATGTCGCGTCTCTATCTGCGGTCAATTCAACCCAATCATCTTCACGGTCCTGCATGCTCAGGAATCGCTTGACTTCATTGTCAGAAGGGAAGACGGTCGCTGTTGCACCAAGTTCCGCTCCCATGTTGGCGATAACGTGACGATCCATGGCAGATAAATTATCAAGGCCCGGACCATAATACTCGATAATTTTTCCTACACCGCCTTTTACGTCATGGCGTCTGAGTACTTCAAGAATAACATCTTTCGCACTTACCCAATCAGGCAGTTCACCGGTTAATTTGACGCCCATAACTTGCGGCATTTTAATGTAAATTGGCTCTCCGGTGATTGCCATCGCAACGTCAATACCGCCGGCACCCATTGCCAGCATCCCCATACAACCGTTGGCACATGTGTGGCTGTCCGAACCGAGCAATGTTTTCCCCGGGATTGCTAAACGCTGCATGTGTACAGGATGGCTTACACCATTTCCGGGTCTTGAGTAATAAAGACCGAAACGCTGGGCTGCACTTTCCAGAAACAGATGGTCATCCGGGTTTTTGTTATCTTCCTGAATCAGGTTGTGGTCAACATACTGGGCGGAGGCTTCAGTTTTTGCATAATCAAGCCCCATTGCTTCAAGCTCCAGCATGACCATGGTTCCTGTCGCATCTTGTGTCAGGGTTTGATCGATTTGGAGCCCGATTTCTGCACCCGTCTCCATCTTTCCTGAGACAAGATGGTCTTTAATCAGCTTCTGTGTAACGTTCAATGCCAATGTATATCCTCCTTTTGAAATTATGTCTATAATTTATGTCTACAATAGTCCATTCCTCAAATTGAAGTGGTTCAAACACAAATAAGTTTTATGCAGATTGCTTTCTGTATTGATTATTAAAAAATGCCACCGTGATGGTGACATTTGCTTAGGTTATTATTCTGCTTTGTGTGCTTCGATTTCGAAAGTGATTCGTACTTCGTCGGCTACAAGTACGCCGCCTGTTTCCAATGTAGCGTTCCATGTCAGACCAAAGTCTTTACGGTTGATTTTTGTTTCACCACTGAAACCGGCTACGATATTTCCGCTCATTGGGTCTTTGCTTTGACCTTCAGAAACAACATTAAATGTAACTGGCTTTGTAGTGCCAACCAATGTAAAGTCTCCTGTGACTTCATAATTGTTGTCTGATTTTTTCTTGATGTCATTGGCGACAAACGTTGCTTTTGGATGATTTTCAACATCAAAGAAATCGCCTGAGCGCAAGTGGTCATCACGGTCTTTGTTTTTTGTATCAATACTGGATACATCAATAGTTGCTTCTACCTTTGCATCTTCCAGATTTTCCGGGTCAGCCTCGATAACAGCGTCAAACTCATTGAAATGACCTTTCGCTTTTGAAATCATCATATGTTTTACTGAAAATCCGATTTCACTGTGTACTGTGTCGACATTAAATGTTTCTTTTGCCATAATTAATTCCCTCCATTGGTTACTTTCTGTAACTTAGTATATAATGATAAATTGCTAGTGTCAAGTAACAAACGAAAATTATTTTGAATTCAGTCTAACTTTTCCCCGGTGCATATT
Protein-coding regions in this window:
- a CDS encoding YceI family protein encodes the protein MAKETFNVDTVHSEIGFSVKHMMISKAKGHFNEFDAVIEADPENLEDAKVEATIDVSSIDTKNKDRDDHLRSGDFFDVENHPKATFVANDIKKKSDNNYEVTGDFTLVGTTKPVTFNVVSEGQSKDPMSGNIVAGFSGETKINRKDFGLTWNATLETGGVLVADEVRITFEIEAHKAE
- a CDS encoding aconitate hydratase; translation: MALNVTQKLIKDHLVSGKMETGAEIGLQIDQTLTQDATGTMVMLELEAMGLDYAKTEASAQYVDHNLIQEDNKNPDDHLFLESAAQRFGLYYSRPGNGVSHPVHMQRLAIPGKTLLGSDSHTCANGCMGMLAMGAGGIDVAMAITGEPIYIKMPQVMGVKLTGELPDWVSAKDVILEVLRRHDVKGGVGKIIEYYGPGLDNLSAMDRHVIANMGAELGATATVFPSDNEVKRFLSMQDREDDWVELTADRDATYDIHEEINLSELEPLVAKPSSPGNVVPARELAGTPIYQSYIGSSANPGYRDFAIAAEIVKDRNIAGGVSFDINPTSRQMLTNLVKEMHIASLLQSGARLHQAGCNGCIGMGQAPASGRNSLRTTPRNFPGRSGTKEDSVFLSSPETAAASALTGEITDPRTLDFPYPKVTDPSEPNVDKRLLEEPLPYEEAQTKELVKGPNIASIPAMDSLPDKLNVPVLLKVGDNVSTDEILAGGARVLPYRSNLPEISKFTYEDVDPTYVDRANVSKEKSGHAIVGGFNYGQGSSREHAALAPRYLGLRAVLVKDFARIHWQNLVNFGVLPLKLVNEEDYDKLNKEDQLQFEDLRNQVENHDTIKLTLPNSGEEITAEHNLSDRQREIIVSGGLINWIKERQEKEKA